In Fibrobacter sp. UWH4, a single genomic region encodes these proteins:
- a CDS encoding BamA/TamA family outer membrane protein has translation MRIILLLLLFVTAYCLAEEDKHPWYLNIRGNKAFSSFQLEEQLDVPEEFGMMDTTKQDFMMRLSLENIKALYYSRGFYSLDISMEIQRDIISADSVVRGYFISFRDGERYRFDGIKLIAPPERTVDIDTSGLNTAQDHYYNQEDIGEDMENIQKAYRREGYLHATLSSVEFLDTAQKKIRVEITVDPGAKVIMGNMVSGSFRSRDKRNRQDTIKEAGLTDTTWLSSLWKIPQGEIIDGNQYHSFRSKLYSTQLFTQIKMRDSLRQDGLSDVYLEATERIPGEMRYGFFYEEIYGFGAHASAKHKNFFGHFHEFSTSAIVAQHKQEASVGYANPLLFGTSFSFIPTAIRFEDHVTLNHEKINPPAYPDSLEERYEVINRADLTFGITKHIRFRGTLDTRYVNKNEDKLFKLKAETALTFDYTDDYFNPVKGIRLAPTFGAGSNWNGNIQNLTMVGDPYTYGELTVNLYHPLFWTFNGAVSGSVGKFFAKALEDDARVFYQGGSRSVRGYRFRSIYASYTDSVCVDDDCTKQKERINTGLTPLYYRLNEEIRWTFPWKSWQRWQIVQFYDWTLVTDNESIYAKRESESLGLGVRYRWQFLTFRLDYAFKKDLSNWSPEAFGWGRFAFDLSQTF, from the coding sequence ATGAGAATAATTTTACTCCTTCTTTTGTTCGTAACAGCATACTGTCTTGCCGAAGAAGATAAGCACCCTTGGTACTTGAATATTCGAGGCAACAAGGCATTCTCGAGTTTTCAGCTGGAAGAACAGCTGGATGTTCCCGAAGAATTCGGCATGATGGATACTACCAAGCAGGATTTCATGATGCGCCTCTCGCTCGAAAACATCAAGGCGCTCTACTATTCGCGAGGTTTCTACAGCTTGGACATTTCCATGGAAATCCAGAGGGACATCATTTCGGCAGACAGCGTTGTCCGCGGATATTTCATCAGCTTTCGCGACGGTGAACGTTATCGTTTTGACGGAATCAAGCTGATTGCGCCACCAGAAAGAACCGTCGACATAGACACAAGCGGACTGAACACGGCGCAAGACCACTACTATAATCAGGAAGATATCGGCGAAGACATGGAGAACATCCAGAAGGCTTACCGCCGAGAAGGATACTTGCACGCCACCCTTTCTTCCGTAGAGTTCCTGGATACCGCGCAAAAGAAAATCCGCGTTGAAATCACCGTAGATCCCGGAGCAAAAGTCATCATGGGCAATATGGTGAGCGGAAGTTTCCGTTCCCGTGACAAGCGCAACAGGCAAGACACAATCAAGGAAGCCGGACTGACCGACACAACCTGGCTTTCTTCGCTGTGGAAAATTCCCCAGGGTGAAATTATCGACGGTAACCAATACCACTCCTTCAGATCGAAACTCTACTCGACACAGTTATTCACCCAAATCAAGATGCGCGATTCCCTCCGCCAAGACGGCCTTTCGGATGTTTACCTGGAAGCCACCGAGCGCATTCCCGGAGAAATGCGTTACGGATTCTTCTACGAAGAAATTTATGGTTTCGGAGCACATGCATCTGCCAAGCACAAAAATTTCTTCGGGCACTTCCACGAATTTTCAACCAGCGCCATCGTGGCCCAGCACAAGCAGGAGGCTTCCGTTGGTTATGCAAACCCGCTCCTTTTCGGGACCTCGTTCAGTTTCATTCCGACTGCCATCCGCTTTGAAGATCATGTCACGCTGAACCACGAAAAAATCAATCCGCCCGCCTACCCCGACAGCCTAGAAGAACGCTACGAAGTCATCAACCGTGCAGACTTGACCTTCGGCATCACCAAGCACATCCGCTTCCGTGGCACGCTCGATACCCGATACGTGAACAAGAACGAAGACAAACTCTTCAAATTGAAAGCAGAAACCGCCCTCACCTTTGACTATACCGACGACTACTTCAATCCGGTTAAAGGGATACGACTTGCACCGACATTCGGCGCGGGTTCTAACTGGAACGGAAACATTCAAAATCTGACGATGGTTGGCGACCCCTACACTTATGGCGAACTCACTGTAAACCTGTACCATCCGTTATTCTGGACATTCAACGGAGCCGTAAGCGGAAGCGTCGGCAAATTCTTCGCCAAGGCACTCGAAGACGACGCACGCGTATTTTACCAGGGCGGTTCGCGTTCCGTCCGTGGCTACCGATTCCGCAGCATTTATGCCAGCTACACCGACTCCGTTTGCGTCGATGACGACTGCACCAAACAGAAGGAACGCATCAACACCGGCCTCACGCCACTTTATTACCGCCTAAACGAAGAAATCCGCTGGACATTCCCATGGAAATCGTGGCAACGCTGGCAAATCGTGCAATTCTACGACTGGACTCTCGTGACCGACAACGAAAGCATCTACGCCAAACGCGAAAGCGAAAGCCTCGGACTCGGCGTACGTTACCGTTGGCAGTTCCTGACCTTCCGTCTTGATTACGCCTTCAAGAAGGATTTGAGCAACTGGAGTCCGGAAGCATTTGGCTGGGGCAGGTTCGCGTTCGACCTGTCGCAGACATTCTAG